A window of Pusillimonas sp. DMV24BSW_D genomic DNA:
GTGGGTGTCGGGGCGTTCCTAACGCAATGGCTTTTGAAAGCACCGCTTAGCAAGGCGATGACGGTTCATTATGATGTTTCCGGAACCTGGGCCGATCCACAGTTGCGTGAGCTGAAATAAGAAGGGGTTGGCCTTCTGGTGGTGTTATGAACCACCGGCCAACCCAATCTGTTTAGTCACGTGCATTCCTTGGTGTCAGTAAACGCCTTGTTGCAGCATCGCATCGGCCACTTTTACGAAGCCTGCGATGTTGGCCCCGTCGACATAGTTCACTTTGTCACCCTGCTGGCCATAACGCACGCAATTCTGATGAATGTCACGCATAATGGCATGCAACTTGGCGTCAACGTCTTCACGTGTCCACGACAACCGTGCCGAATTCTGGCTCATTTCAAGGCCTGAAACGGCCACACCGCCTGCGTTACTGGCTTTGCCAGGCGCATACAGCACGCCTGCTTTAATAAAGCATTCGGCGGCATCAATGGTGGTGGGCATGTTTGCGCCTTCAGAAATGCAGCGTACCCCATTATTGATCAGTGTCTTGGCATCGTCGATTTCCAGTTCATTCTGGGTGGCGCAGGGCATGGCGACTTCGACTGGAACATGCCAGGGGCGTTTACCTTGCTCGTATGTCAGGTTCAGCTCTTTGGCATAGGTAACCAACCGTTCACGACGGTTGTTTTTAATATCCATCAACAGTGCCAGTTTTTCCGGGGTGAAGCCGGCAGGGTCGACAACACAGCCGTCGGAGTCGGAAACGGTAATGACTTTGGCGCCGATTTGCATGCATTTTTCAATGGCATATTGCGCCACATTGCCCGAACCGGAAACCGAAACGGTCATGCCGTCGAGCGAGCGCCCGGCATGCTTGAGCATTTCTTCTGCAAAGTACACCGTGCCGTATCCCGTGGCTTCTGGGCGGATCAAGCTGCCGCCGAACGACAGCCCCTTACCGGTAAAGACGCTGGCAGCTGAGTTCGACAGTTTCTTCATCATGCCGGTCATGTAGCCTACTTCGCGAGCGCCCACACCGATATCACCTGCCGGTACGTCGGTATCTGGCCCCAGGTGGCGGTACAGTTCAAAAATAAGTGCCTGACAAAAACGCATGACCTCGCCGTCTGACTTGCCTTTCGGGTTGAAGTCGGACCCACCTTTACCGGCCCCCATGGGCAATGTGGTAAGGGCGTTTTTGAAGGTCTGCTCGAACGCCAGGAACTTCAGAATGGATAGGTTCACCGAAGGGTGAAAACGCATACCGCCTTTGTAAGGGCCAATAGCCGAGCTATGCTGAACACGGAAAGCGCGGTTGGTTTGTACTTCGCCCTTGTCGTTCACCCAGGAAACACGAAACTGAATAACGCGTTCTGGTTCCACAATGCGATTCAATAGGCCTTGTTCCGCATACTGCGGGTTTTGTTCGATGAATGGCCACAGTGACGCCATGACTTCTTTAACGGCTTGCATGAATTCAGGCTGGTGGGGGTCGCGTACCTGGAGCTGCTCCAGGTACTGATTAAGACTGGGTAGTTTCATTCGTTTTTGCTCTGTAGTTTTGTGCCGGCCACGAGAATACCGGCACAGTGGCTAAAGAAAATTGTTTTATCTGGCCCGTTATGGCCGGGCCATGATGCACCAAGCCTCTCATTTGAGAGGCTTGTGTGGGTTGAGATGATCTTACTTTTTCATCATCTCGAAGAAGTCCGCGTTGTTTTTGGTTGCGCGGATTTTGTCCAGGATGAATTCCATGGCTGCCACTTCGTCCATATCGTGAATGAACTTGCGCAACACCCACACTTTTTGTAAAAGATCGGGCTTGATCAGCAATTCTTCTCGACGGGTACCCGATTTATTCAGGTTGATGGCCGGGTACACCCGTTTTTCAGCCAGGCGACGTTCCAGATGCACTTCAGAGTTGCCTGTGCCTTTGAATTCTTCGTAAATGACTTCGTCCATGCGGCTGCCGGTTTCAATAAGGGCCGTGCCAATAATGGTTAATGAGCCACCTTCTTCCAGGTTACGTGCCGCACCGAAAAAGCGTTTGGGCCGTTGCAGGGCGTTGGCATCGACACCACCGGTAAGTACTTTGCCTGATGACGGCACAACGGTGTTGTAGGCACGGGCCAGACGGGTGATGGAGTCGAGCAGAATGACCACGTCTTTTTTGAGTTCAACCAGCCGCTTGGCTTTTTCGATGACCATTTCGGCTACTTGAACGTGGCGGGTTGCAGGTTCGTCGAAGGTGGAAGCCACAACCTCACCGCGAACGGTGCGTTGCATTTCGGTCACTTCTTCCGGGCGCTCGTCGACCAGCAGCACAATAACGTAGGCTTCCGGGTAGTTCGTGGTGATGGCATGGGCAATGTGCTGCATCATGACCGTTTTACCTGATTTGGGGCTGGCCACAATCAGCGCGCGCTGGCCTTTCCCCATAGGTGCGAAGATATCCAGAATACGCCCTGTAATGTTCTCTTCGCTTTTAATGTCGCGTTCCAGCGTCATGACCTGGTTCGGGTGCAGCGGCGTGAGGTTCTCAAACATAATGCGGTGTTTGATGGCCTCGGGCTGCATTCCGTTAACCTTGTCGACCTTTACCAAGGCAAAATAGCGTTCGCCGTCTTTTGGTGTGCGCACCTCACCTTCAATGGAATCGCCCGTATGCAGGTTGAAACGCCGTATCTGGGAGGGGGAGATATAGATGTCGTCGGTGCTGGCCAGGTACGAAGTTTCAGGCGAGCGCAAGAAGCCAAAGCCGTCGGGCAACACTTCAAGAACGCCATCGCCGAAAATCTGTTCGCCTTGCTTGGCGCGCCGTTTCATGATGGCAAACATGATTTCCTGTTTGCGTAAACGGCTGGCATTGTCGATATCCAGACTGGCGGCCATTTCGAGCAACTGCGAAATATGCAGTGCTTTAAGTTCGGTGAGATGCATGGAGAGAAAAGGGAAGGGAAGTTATGCGTTGATGGCAGGCCTAGACAGGCCTGCGCGCAAGACAAAATTAAAAGGTGGTT
This region includes:
- the gdhA gene encoding NADP-specific glutamate dehydrogenase → MKLPSLNQYLEQLQVRDPHQPEFMQAVKEVMASLWPFIEQNPQYAEQGLLNRIVEPERVIQFRVSWVNDKGEVQTNRAFRVQHSSAIGPYKGGMRFHPSVNLSILKFLAFEQTFKNALTTLPMGAGKGGSDFNPKGKSDGEVMRFCQALIFELYRHLGPDTDVPAGDIGVGAREVGYMTGMMKKLSNSAASVFTGKGLSFGGSLIRPEATGYGTVYFAEEMLKHAGRSLDGMTVSVSGSGNVAQYAIEKCMQIGAKVITVSDSDGCVVDPAGFTPEKLALLMDIKNNRRERLVTYAKELNLTYEQGKRPWHVPVEVAMPCATQNELEIDDAKTLINNGVRCISEGANMPTTIDAAECFIKAGVLYAPGKASNAGGVAVSGLEMSQNSARLSWTREDVDAKLHAIMRDIHQNCVRYGQQGDKVNYVDGANIAGFVKVADAMLQQGVY
- the rho gene encoding transcription termination factor Rho, whose protein sequence is MHLTELKALHISQLLEMAASLDIDNASRLRKQEIMFAIMKRRAKQGEQIFGDGVLEVLPDGFGFLRSPETSYLASTDDIYISPSQIRRFNLHTGDSIEGEVRTPKDGERYFALVKVDKVNGMQPEAIKHRIMFENLTPLHPNQVMTLERDIKSEENITGRILDIFAPMGKGQRALIVASPKSGKTVMMQHIAHAITTNYPEAYVIVLLVDERPEEVTEMQRTVRGEVVASTFDEPATRHVQVAEMVIEKAKRLVELKKDVVILLDSITRLARAYNTVVPSSGKVLTGGVDANALQRPKRFFGAARNLEEGGSLTIIGTALIETGSRMDEVIYEEFKGTGNSEVHLERRLAEKRVYPAINLNKSGTRREELLIKPDLLQKVWVLRKFIHDMDEVAAMEFILDKIRATKNNADFFEMMKK